AAAAGTTTTATTTCTTAGACTTGTTAGCTGATATTAATTCGTAGTAAGATTTTTTTTCAATATTGTTGTTTAGTTGAAATTCTTTCATTATTTCGTAGATTTCTGTTTTAGCCAGATTTAATTCACTCTGATCATAAATTATTTTTTCTACTTCTAAGAAAAAGCCAAGATTATCAATTTCATTGATTTCTATATTTAGGGTATCTTTTTTATAAATTAGACTTTTTTTAAGTTTTTTGTATAGTATTTTGAAATTGATTTCCTCTAGGAACAATATAAAATTATTTATGTCGTCTACTCTAAATTCAATTTCCTTATTGACTTCTATATCACCATCTAAAGATTTGACCTTAAATGTTACAATCTCTCCTGAGGTATTAAACTTTCTTATTCTAATTGTTTTTTTTGTGTCGCAGTAGTAGGTATCATTTTTAACTTCTTCTTTAATAAATCGGAACTTTTTATTGGCTAATTTTAGAATTCTCCTAAGTTCATTTTTTGGAATGAACGCCTTAGATTCAATTTCTAGCATGTATTAAAAATAGTAAAATTATGGTAATATTTCAATATTCTATAATGAAACTTTTTTAAACAGTATCTAATGTATCTTTTTATATGTTATGTTGAAATTTGAGTTTAGTGATAGGTTTTTTCTTTTTAGTTATTTTATCTTGATTATGTTTTTGGGATCTCTTTTGTTGTCATTACCTATTGCTTGGAATGGTGAGGAAAAATTAGAGTACATAGATGCTCTCTTTACATCCGTATCTGCTGTTAGCATTACGGGTCTTGTTACTGTTAAAATGGAGAATTTTTCTACCTTTGGATTTATAGTTATAATGATGTTGATACAATTTGGAGGACTTGGGTTTATAACTATGACCACTTTTTATTTGCTTATTCCTAAGCGCAAGTTGAAGTTGGCAGATGCTAGAATAATAAAGCAATACTCTCTTTCAAATATTGAGTACAATCCCATTAAGATTTTAAAAAGTATACTTTTGGTAACTTTTTTAATTGAACTAATTGGACTAATATTAATATTAGTATGTTTTAAACTTAGGGGTGTTAGTATTTCATTTCTTGAGGCCTTGTTTACGGCAATTTCAGCATTTTGTAATGCAGGATTTTCTATGCATTCTGAAAGTATTTATGCTTGGCGTGATGTCCCTGAGGCTATAGTTGTCATTGCTATTTTGATTATTTGTGGAGGGCTTGGGTTTATGGTATATCGTGATGTTACTAATACTATTAAATATCGAAAAAAACTTTCTCTTCATGCTAAAATTGTTTTTTTACTTAGTTTTTTTTTGGTTGTTTTTGGGGCAATTATATTCTTTTTCTCAGAAATTCATAAACTTAAGGAGGGTTATTCTTGCGGAACTCTTATATTGAATTCAATATTTTATTCAATAAGTACAAGAACGGCTGGTTTTAATTATCTTGAAAATTCTACAATTACAGGTAGAACCCAGATGCTTTCCTTACCATTTATGTTCATTGGTGGTGCACCTGGATCAACAGCTGGAGGAATCAAGATTACTACCTTTTTTTTAATTGTGCTTGCGGCAATAAAAGCTCAGGATGGTAATGGTTATATTATTGGTTCATATAAAGTTTCGATTGATAGCATAAGATTTGCTCTTTTGTTTTTTGTAAGAGCTGTTTTTATTCTATGTTTTTCATTTTTTATGATTCTTGCTACTGAGGGCGGAGGTAATTGGAGAGTGATTGATTTAGGATATGAGGTTTTTTCTGCTTTTGGGACTGTTGGGTTTTCAGTTGGTGTTACCCAGGATTTGTCATTTTTGGGTAAAATAATTATAATTTTTACTATGTTTGCAGGTCGGATAGGTCTTTTTTCTATGACGATTTTTGTTTCTCGGAGATCTCGTTTTGAAGAATTTACAAGACCAAGACAAGATATTCTGGTAGGTTAGGCAGGGGTGTGAAGACATTTGTTATTATTGGCCTTAGCAACTTAGGAATTCATCTTCTTGAAGATTTGAGTAAACTTGATTGTCAAATTATTATTGTTGACACGTCAAAGGAGTTAGTTGAAGGATATGATGTTATTGCTACAGAAAGTTTTATTCTTGATCAATTTACTAAAAATGCTTTAAAAAAAATAATTCCTGTAGATACTGATGCTGTTATTATTGATTTTGATGATGACCTTGGAAAGAGTGCTCTTGTTACTCATTATTGTAATCTTTTAGGTGTAAGGGAGATATATGTTAAAACTGAAGATAGGGATGATGCTGAGATATTAAAGACTCTTGGAGCTACAAAAATTATATTCCCAAGTAAGGATGCTGCAAGAAGATTGACTCCGCTATTAGTTTCGCCTAATCTTTCAACATACAATATAATTGGCTATGATATTATTGTTGCTGAGACTGTTATTCCTAAGGAATATGTTGGCAAAACCCTTCTTGAAGCTGATCTGAGAAGAGAGAAGGGTATTACTGTTATTGCAGTTAGAAATTTAAGTAATTCTAGGTATGAATTTGTAGATGGGGATTATTTTTTTTTAAAAGATGATAAAATTGTGATTTGTGGTAAACCTGACAGCATTGAGAATTTTACAAATAATAAGGATTTAATCAAGGATTTAATTGCGGCTTCTAAAGCAGAAGAGACTTCTTACAAGTCGGAATCTAAAAGATTGGGATTCTTAAGGTTTTTTGATTTCATGAAAAAGTTTAATAAGGATAAGAAAAACGATTAATAGGATTTTAAGATGACTAAGATTATTCCTGTTGCAAGTGGGAAAGGAGGTGTTGGAAAGACATCTTTTGTTGCTAATATTGGCTATAAACTTTCGAGTTTAGGAAAGACTGTAATACTTATTGATCTTGATCTTGGTGGTTCTAACCTACATACATGCTTAGGAGTTAAGAATACCGGTACTGGAATAGGTTCTTTTATCAATAAGCGTGAAAAGGACTTCTCGAATTTAATTGTTGAAACTCCTTATGATAGGCTTTATCTAATACCAGGAGATGCTCTTTATGCGGGAACGGCCAATCTCCCTTTTCCTATCAAAAAGAAGATAATAGACTCGATTCAAAGAGATCTTGTTGCAGATTTTATTTTCATAGATTTAGGTTCAGGCACATCTTACAACACAGTAGATTTTTATTTGGCAGCTTATAGTGGTATAATTGTAACTGTTCCAGAAACCCCTTCAATACTTAATGCTTATTCGTTTTTAAAGAATGCACTTTATCGACTTTTATATTTAGGATTTCCTGCTAAGAGCCCTGAGCGTGAATATATTAGTAATTTTTTTAAAGATAAAATAGAGGGTACAAATGTTAAATTTAAAGATTTAGTTACAGGAATTGAGCTTATATCTTTAAGTTCGTCGCTTAAGATAAAAAAGATGATGAATAATTTTTATCCCAGAGTTGTACTTAATAGAATAGAAGCTAGTGAAGAAATAGCTATGTGTGAGAATTTAATGAATGTTGTTAAGAATAATATTAATATACCAATAGAATTTATTGGTTTTGTTCCATTTGCAAAAAGTTTTAGGAAGTCTGTTAACAATAGAATTCCTTTTGTTGATTTTGATAAAAATTCAAAACTCAATAAGTACTTTGAGTTTATTTCGGGTAATTTAATTAAATCTCCTGTTGAAGGTTCTCCGTATATTTACGATGATATATACGATATGATTAAAGATCAAAGTAAATTTATTAGGAAGTAATTGAATTATAATGATACCTAGGAAGTAATAGAGGAGGCATAATTTAATGTATAGGCTTAGGGATAAGGATTTGGATTTTAGAATAGAAAGTTTAGGAGAGTGCAAACAAGATAATCCTTTAATTGATTTTTATGCTAGCGAGAGTCATATTCACTTTGCTGATAAGACTAATAAGATTAGATTTAGTATTTATAAGAATGAAGAGGGTTGTGATAAATATGAGGATATTCTTTTAGAGAAAGCTGGGCCTAGGGATAAAATTTATTTTATCCCTAGGCATGTTAAGGCAGCTATTACTACTTGTGGAGGCCTTTGTCCTGGTTTTAATGATGTTATTCGCGCAATTGTTAGGACATTATGGAAAATATATGGAGTTCGTAATATTTATGGAGTTAAATTTGGATATCAAGGACTCTTGCCAGATTCTAGCTCACCTTTTGTTGAACTTAATCCTGATGTAGTGGATGATATTAACCAGTTTGGAGGTACAATACTTGGCTCATCAAGAGGTGGAATTAAACCTGTTGAAATAGTTGATACTTTAGAGAGAATGAATATTAACATGCTCTTTAATATTGGTGGAGATGGAACACAGAAGGGATCTATTTTAATTGCTGAGGAAATAGATAGGAGAAATTTAAAGATTGCTGTTGTCGGAATCCCAAAGACGGTTGATAATGATTTTATGTTTGTGCAAAAATCTTTTGGATTTGAAACAGCTGTAGAGCAAGCAGTTGCTGCTGTTGCTGGTGCACACTTTGAGGCTAATAGTGCTTATAATGGGATTGGACTTGTTAAGGTTATGGGTAGAGATTCTGGATTTATTGCTGCTTATACTGCCTTGTCTTCTAATGATGTTAATTTTTGCTTAATACCAGAATTGGACTTTGATATTGAGGGTTCTAATGGCCTTCTTGCGCATCTTGAGAAGAGACTTTTAGCAAAAGAGAGTTTGGATGAAATTCCTCATGCAGTAATATTAATAGCAGAGGGAGCAGGACAAAAATATTTTGATCATGATAGTCGTAGAAAAGATGATTCTGGTAATTTGCTTTATGAGGATATTGGACTTTATATTAAAGATAAGATTAAGGAGTATTTTAAGGCTAAAAATATTCCAATTACTCTTAAGTACATTGATCCTAGTTATATTATTAGAAGTTCTCCAGCTAATGCTAGTGATTCTCTTTATTGCGCTCGTCTTGGTTCAAATGCTGTTCATGCTGCTATGGCGGGTAAGACTAAGTTGTTGATTAGTTTGTGGAGTACAAAATTTGTACATATTCCAATACAGATGGCAGTAATTGACAGAAATAAAGTGAATATAAATGGTTCTTTCTGGAGAGATGTTCTTGCAAGTACTGGTCAGCCATTTAGTATGAAGAATTAAATACAGCTCCTCTTTTATTTATTTTGCTGCGTTGCCTGCAACATTTAGTGCATCCCAAGCTTTTGAGAAGGGTGGAGAATATGCAAAATCCATCATTCCAAGTTCATTTGTTGTAAGATTTGAATAAATTGCAAGAGATAATGCATGTAATCTTATTGCAGCTCCATTTTTACCAATTATTTGTGCTCCGATAATTTCTTTTGTTTCTTCATTATAGATTATCTTAATATATAAATCTTCTTGATTTGGATAATAGCTTGTGTGATTTTTATCTTTAATGAATACTGTTCTGCATTTTATTCCAAGTCTTAAGGCGGCTTCTTCTGTAAGACCAGTTCTTGCTGCTTCAAGAGATAAAACCTTAATAGATGCAGACCCAAGCGTTCCTTTAAAAGAGACGCGTTGATCTGTTAAATTTTCACCAATTATTTTCCCTAGCTTGTTAGCCGTTGTTGCAAGAGGAATATAATCATCCTGCTTGCTTACCATATTATATATTGTAGCACAATCCCCTGCAGAAAAAATATTTTTTACACTAGTTTCGCCATATTCGTTGACAATGATTGCACCGTTTTTTAAAGTTTCAAGTTGACCTTCTAAGAATTCAGTGGCAGGACGTATTCCAGTAGAAAGAATTATAAGATCTGCCTTATATTCAGATTTGTTTGTAATGACTCCTTCAACTCTTTCTGTCCCTATTAAGCTTTTTACAAACTCATCTGTGTGAACTAAAACATTGTTTTTGCTTAGTTCTTCTTCCATGATATTAGTAATTTCTTTATCAAACGATTCAGTTAATATTCGCTTATCTAGTTGGATAATTCTTACGTTTTTTCCTCGATTTTTAGCGGCTTCTACCATTTCAATTCCGATATATCCAGCCCCAATGATTACTATTTCATTTATTTCTTTTTTTTCAAACTGTTCTCTTATTTCTTTCCCGTCTTGCATGGTTCTTAAAGTATAAAAATTATTTAATTTAATATTGCTAATTGGAGGAATAATAGGATTCCCGCCTGTTGCAATCATGAGCTTATCGTAAGTATCATTAAATATTGTACCTGTTTTTAGATTTTTGATTGTAAGAGTGTTATTTTTTATATCTACTGCCAAGACTTCATGTTCAGTGTATACTGATATTCCATTGTTTTCAAATTCAACAGGTGTTCTAGCTATCATGTTTTTTGGTTCATCAAAGAAGCCGCCAATGAAATAAGGTAATCCACAAGCGCCAAAGGATGTAGTAGTAGTTTTTTCATAAATAGTGATATTTAACTCTTTATTGATTCTTTTTGCTTTTGCAGCAGCGCTAGTGCCTGCGGCAGTTCCACCAATAATTATTATCTTCATGTAAATTCCTTATTTTATACTTCATTTTTACTGTTATAAATATTGATATCTAATTGATTAAGTTTTTTGGCTGTAATTACGCCTGCTACCATTGAATCACTTACATTAGCAGATGTTCTTCCCATGTCAATTAAAGGTTCAATAGATATTAAAAGTCCAACGAGTTCGACGGGTAAGTTCATTGATGAGAGAACCATTAAAGATGCCATAGTTGCACCACCACCAGCGCCAGCTACGCCGAATGAGGTTATTATTATTATCCCTAGAAGTTGAAGTATGAATGAAGGATCCATTGGATTTATTCCTTGAGTGGGAGCGATCATTATAGCGAGCATAGCCGGATGGAGCGCTGCACAACCATTTTGACCGATTGATGCGCCAAATGAGCTTGAAAGATTCGCAATACCCTCACTAACCCCTAACTGTTCAGTTTGTATTTCTACATTAACAGGTATTGTTGCTGAGCTAGAGCGAGATATAAATGCAAATGTTAGCACTGGGAATGCTTTTTTGATGAAAATAATTGGATTTAGTCTGTTAAATGCAATTAATGTCATGTGCATTAAAATAGTAATACCAATAGCGAAGTAAGAAGCAAGTACAAATTTTCCAAGTTTTATGATGCTTGAAGCATCACTTGTTGCCAAGATTTTTGTAATCATAGTTAATATTGCATAGGGCGTTAACTTTAAGATTAAAATTAGTACTCCTGAAATTAAATCTTGCCCTGTTGATACTATTTGTTTGAAAAATTCTATTGATTCTGGCTTTTTTCTAGCAACCCTAAGAGCGGCAATGCCTATTAGGGCAGAAAATATTACTACTCCAATTGTTGAGCTTGGTCGCATTCCTGCCATGTCTTCAAATATATTCTCAGGGATAAGTTCTGAAAGTTTTTGTGCAATTGAAGTTTGATTGAGACGTTCAAGACTTTGACTTAATTTTGTGCCATGTGCAATTTCATCTGTACTAGATTGAAGTCCTTCTGCTGTTAGGTTGAATAGAAGAGATGTGTAAATCCCAATTATTGCGGCAATACCCGCTGTAAATACAAGTACTAATATTACAGTTGAGCTCATTTTCCAAACATCTTTACTGTTTGTTAATTTTACTATTGCAGATATTATTGAGACAGTTATGAGTGGTATTACAATCATTTTAAGAAGTCTAATGTAGCCAGTGCCTAAAATATTAGTCCACTTAATAGTTTCTTTTACTATTGTTGGCTCTGAGGCATAAAAATATTTAAGAGATATACCAAAGGCTATTCCTAAACCTAGTGCTATAAATACTCTTTTTGTAAATGAGATATGGTTTTTGTGCAGAAAGAATAGCATTCCTATTAGAGAAAGCATGATTGTGATATTTAATAATATGTAGATTACTGTCATATCCATTTTTACCTCTTATTTTAAACTTAAATAATTAGATTTAAACATATGCTTTTGTCATATTCTTTAAATCTTTCTAAATTTATTTTTTGTCATTGAAGCAATATATCATAAGATTTTATTATTCCACTCTTTAAGTCAGATTTATTTAATATTTGAGTTGAGATTACTTTCCCAAGTTGAACACCTTCTTGGTCGAATGAGTTTATGTTAAGTAAAAACCCTTCAAACATTACCTTGTTTTCATAGTGAGATAGTATTGCACCTAATGCATAAGGTGTAAGTTCTTTTGAATATATTAAAGATGAAGGTCTCTCACCGTTAAAGTTTTTGTTTTTATTTGCGTCTTCTTTACCTTCAGAGAATGCAATTATTTGGGCTATTAGATTTGCTTTTAACTTATCATTGTTTGATGTTCCCTCTACAATTATGTCTTTCTTGAGTTGAGATTCACTAAATCCTATTAAATCCATTGGTACTTTCTCTGTTCCTTGGTGAAGCATTTGAAAGAATGAATGTTGAACATCTGTTCCAATTCCGCCCCAAATTATTCTTACTGTTTTGTAATCGATTGTCTCGCCAAATCGGTTTACACTTTTTCCATTACTTTCCATTTCAAGTTGTTGTAAGTGAAGATAAAAGTTTTCCATTGCTTTTGAATATGCAATAATGCAATTACTAGAATATCCCAGTATATTGCCTTCGTATATACTAATTAGTGCTGCTAGAAGAGGAGCATTCTCTCTTACATTTTTGTTTAATGCTCTTTTATCAACTTCATGAGCTCCTTTTAATATTTCTTTTGTAACATGCTCTGTAAAGCAAAGAGTAATGAGTGCAAGCCCAACAGCTGATGTAGGTGAGAATCGTCCACCGATTGAATCGTGCATAAAAAAGTATTCAAGATATCCCTTTTCAAGTTCTAGCATACTCCCCTTTGAGGTAATTATTATAATTTGTTTTTGATATTCTTTAATGCTGCTCTCTTTTAATTTTTGAATTAAAAATTGCATATTAGAGGCGGTCTCAAGAGTGGTTCCACTCTTTGATACAATGATAAATAAAGTTTCCTGAAGGTCTATTTCACTTAAAACTTCTTCTGCTTCATCTGGATCAACATTGGCAATAAAATAAGCTTTCATTAGATGTAGGTTTTTCTGCCTAGCATAATTTTTGATGGAAGTATATAATGCTTTTGGACCAAGACTTGAACCGCCAATTCCAATTTGTACCACATTTTTGAATGGTTTCCCGTTTGTGTTCTTAATTGATCCGTTTTGAACTTGTTTTGCGAAATCAAAAATTCGTTCAAGTTCTCTTGCAAAAAATTCTCGCATATTTTCATTATTCTCTGTTACGTCTATTCCAAGTTGACCTCTTGTCAAGTGGTGTAGAACTTTTCTATTTTCACTGATGTTAATATTATTTCCATCAATCAGTTCTCTATATTTTTCAGTTAAGCTTGCCTCATCGCTTAAATTTTGAAATATTCTTAGGTGATCTTCATTAATTTGTTTTGTAGCATAATTATAGTGTACATGACTACCTTCTATTATAATGTCGTATTCCTTTATTCTATATTCATTTAAAGTCTTCCTTAGTATTTCAGGATTAGTTTTTTTTAACTCTTCGAAACTTTTAAGTTTATTGAGATTTGTATAATTGAGCATAAATTTCCTCCAGTAATTCTTATATAATTAAAATTTATTGTATTTTCTTATTTTAAAGAATTTTTTTATTTTATATATAATAAATTTAAGGAACCTTATTATTATGTTTTTTTCGGAGTGAATTTTGAGTTGTTCTTCGCCTGAGTTTGCTTCACTTCTTGTAAATGATTTTCTAACATTATTCTCATCAAGTTCAATTTCAAGTAGAGTTTTTTTATTTTCTATGGGAATTACCTTGACTTCAACTTCTTTATAGCCAAGTTCTTTCAAAACTTGGTATCTTCTAAATCCTGCTACTAAATTTTTGTTTTTGTCTATTATTATGGGATAAATTAGGCCATGTTTTTTTATACTTTCTTTAAGAGAGTCTGTGTCTCCTAAGTGGTGTCTGATTCTTTTTTTTATTTTTATTTGCTCTAGATCTATTAACATTGTTATTAATCCAATTGAATATTTTCTCCATTTACATCTTGATGTTCATTGTCATCTGCGGGAGAGTTTTCTTTATTCTCTTTATTGCCTTGAGGCTCGTTTTCTTCAATTGCTGTATTATTTTCTTCTCTTATATTCTCTGTATGGGTTTCCTCATCTATTTTGTCTACGTTAGCATTATCATTTATTGTTATATCTGGGGCATTATTAATAGGCTCTACTTTATTATAATCGTTTTCTACATTATTATTGTTATTTTCATTGAAGTTATTTTCAGATTCTATTTTATTTTCTGTTTCCAATTTGTCAAAATCATACTTTAGATACTCAAATGTATCTGTTTCAAGATTTAGTACATCATTGTTGTTAATATTATCAATTCCATACACATTAAATTCCATTTTGTTTAAAAATTCAGATTTATTTTCATAATATTTTGACTTTTCAAATGGTTGAGTTCCTGAGATGAATATCTCGTTTATTATTTTTTCGTTTGGTATTCCTTCTGGTAATAGCCCTGTTTCTGCTTGTACCGCTACATTAATTATTCCTGTAGGTCTTATAAAAACTTTTTTAGGCAGATTCTTATGATATTCTGCCATAAATCTGCCCCAGCTAGGACCAGCAAGACCCGTACCTGTCCCAGCGGTTCCTAATGAGTATCCTTTTTTATCAAAACCAACCCAAAGAGCTGTTGTTATGTAGGGTGAGTATCCAATAGCCCAGCCGTCGGCCCAGTTTTGAGTAGTTCCTGATTTACCAGCAATATCTGATTTGAATTCTTTAAGGTTTGTATATCTTTGATTTGCTAAAGTTCCATATTGAATTGTTGATTTCATCATGTCTGTCATAATATATGCAGTCTGAGGAGATATTATCTGTGCGTTAGCTCCCTTGTTTTTTATTACTGCTAGGGCAGTAGTTTCTACATTTGCTACTATTTTGCCATTTCTATCTTCAATATACCTTATTCCATATGGTTCTACTTCCCTACCATTGTTTCCCAAAATCGCGAATGCTCTTGCCATTTGCATTGGGGATGTTGATATGACTCCAAGTGCAAGAGGATATACCCTGGGGAATGTCTTATGTATTTCATTTTGATCTTTTATTCCTAATAATTTAGCAGAGTAGTTAATCGCATCATCAAATCCCAATGTATCCAGTACCCTAAGAGATGGGATGTTTAAAGATAAAGCCAGTACCTTACGTGTTAATACATTTCCTCGCCATTTACCCCCATAGTTTTCAGGAGCATAAACTTCTCCTGTTTGATTAAAAAAAGCTACTGGAGAGTCTGAGAACATTGTTGCAGCTGTAATTTTTTTAAGGTCAATAGCAGCTGAAAAATATAATGATTTAAATGCACTTCCAGGTTGTATTTTAGCTTGAGTTGCTCTATTAAATTCATTTCCCTTCCTATATCCGCTTCCGCCAACCATTGCTTTTATTGCCCCTGTTGTAGTGTCTATTGCAATAAATGCACCTTCTGGTTGTACAATTGAATTTGGATTTGTTTTGTTCTTTATTGTATATTCTTTTGTTGCCTTGTCTATTGTATTAATGCCTAGTATTGCCGCAAAGCTTGCAATTAAATCGATATTATCTTCATAAAACTTTCTTGTTCTCAGTTTTTTGTATTGTCTACCGTTGATTCTAGTGCTTGATATGCTGAATAAATCAGA
The sequence above is drawn from the Candidatus Borreliella tachyglossi genome and encodes:
- a CDS encoding penicillin-binding protein 1A codes for the protein MKSFNFNKKGNILIYLAYFAISFSIILLSIALVETINIQGDKNFGELNPAIPSKLFDIHGRVITQFISDENRELLSLTEMPNNLISTLLIREDTGFYSHRGFSLMGILRAALNIALGRYFSGGSTLTQQLAKLLYTNQARRSIVRKLNEIWWAIQLEKKLSKYEILEKYLNKVYFGNGNYGVVAASKFFFNKSVKDINTAEAVLMIIQLPNAKLYSPFYNPEFSKKIQKTVLNQVVANKIISPELAEIEFSEYWENYDWTRMADTSAISEKEDNAPYFSEYIRQRIVRHLPAGANIYKDGYSIYTTLDLDAQKHADKVTHDMILQARRMYNSTKSSETFVINSEIVPVIDTISDLFSISSTRINGRQYKKLRTRKFYEDNIDLIASFAAILGINTIDKATKEYTIKNKTNPNSIVQPEGAFIAIDTTTGAIKAMVGGSGYRKGNEFNRATQAKIQPGSAFKSLYFSAAIDLKKITAATMFSDSPVAFFNQTGEVYAPENYGGKWRGNVLTRKVLALSLNIPSLRVLDTLGFDDAINYSAKLLGIKDQNEIHKTFPRVYPLALGVISTSPMQMARAFAILGNNGREVEPYGIRYIEDRNGKIVANVETTALAVIKNKGANAQIISPQTAYIMTDMMKSTIQYGTLANQRYTNLKEFKSDIAGKSGTTQNWADGWAIGYSPYITTALWVGFDKKGYSLGTAGTGTGLAGPSWGRFMAEYHKNLPKKVFIRPTGIINVAVQAETGLLPEGIPNEKIINEIFISGTQPFEKSKYYENKSEFLNKMEFNVYGIDNINNNDVLNLETDTFEYLKYDFDKLETENKIESENNFNENNNNNVENDYNKVEPINNAPDITINDNANVDKIDEETHTENIREENNTAIEENEPQGNKENKENSPADDNEHQDVNGENIQLD